DNA from Dietzia lutea:
GCGGTTCGCACCAGATCACCCCACCGAGAGGACCCGCCCCATGGACCGAGCCCGTACCGGACAACGACCGGCGTTCGAGAGCATCGACCACGTCATCGACGCCCTCGGGGAGCAGGGGTACCTGGCCGACCGGTCGACGGCGACGGTCGTCTACCTCGCCGACCGGCTGGGCAAGCCGCTGCTCATCGAGGGTCCGGCGGGCGTCGGCAAGACGGAACTGGCCAGGGCCGTCGCCGCCGCGACCGAGGCGGAACTCATCCGGCTGCAGTGCTACGAGGGCGTCGACGAGGCCCGCGCGCTCTACGAGTGGAACCACGCCAAGCAGATCCTGCGGATCCAGGCCGGGCAGGGCGAGGGCTGGGATTCCACGCGCGACGACGTGTTCTCCGAGGAGTTCCTCCTGTCACGGCCGCTGCTCACCGCGATCCGGCGCAGCGAGCCCACCGTGCTGCTGGTCGACGAGGTGGACAAGGCCGACATCGAGATCGAGGGCCTGCTGCTGGAGGTGCTCAGCGACTTCGCGGTGACCATCCCCGAGCTGGGGACGATCGAGGCGACCCGCCGGCCCTTCGCCGTGCTGACCTCCAACGCCGCCCGCGAGCTGTCCGAGGCGCTCAAGCGACGCTGCCTCTACCTCCACCTGGACTTCCCGACGCCCGAGCTCGAGCGGAAGATCCTCGCGTCCCGGGTGCCCGAGCTGGACGACCGGCTGGCCGAGCAGCTCGTGCGCGTCGTGGGGGTGTTGCGCGCAATGGCGCTGA
Protein-coding regions in this window:
- a CDS encoding AAA family ATPase, whose amino-acid sequence is MDRARTGQRPAFESIDHVIDALGEQGYLADRSTATVVYLADRLGKPLLIEGPAGVGKTELARAVAAATEAELIRLQCYEGVDEARALYEWNHAKQILRIQAGQGEGWDSTRDDVFSEEFLLSRPLLTAIRRSEPTVLLVDEVDKADIEIEGLLLEVLSDFAVTIPELGTIEATRRPFAVLTSNAARELSEALKRRCLYLHLDFPTPELERKILASRVPELDDRLAEQLVRVVGVLRAMALKKVPSVSETIDWGRTLVALGLDTIDDETVLQTLGVVLKHQSDQLRAAAELRLN